The proteins below come from a single Acidovorax sp. NCPPB 4044 genomic window:
- the qatD gene encoding Qat anti-phage system TatD family nuclease QatD: MIDFHSHLDLYPNAPSLLPRVAKQNIFTLVVSTSPRAWLATSRVFAGYPNIKVALGLHPEIAVAKAAEMDLLVGLVAQAEFIGEIGLDGSPRFKHSLALQRRILDVVLAECERVGGRVMSLHSRGAADQVLDALEAHPKAGTPVFHWFSGTKKQLRRAVDQGAWFSVGPSMVASEKGRQLVSEMPAANVLLETDGPFATKADGTPWFPWETGQAAQALCDLWRMPVERVRAQLVSNLKTIVPGLSTADGIE, translated from the coding sequence TTGATCGATTTCCACAGTCACCTGGATCTCTATCCGAATGCCCCCAGCTTGCTCCCACGAGTTGCGAAGCAGAACATCTTTACGCTGGTTGTTTCCACAAGCCCGAGAGCTTGGCTGGCCACATCGCGAGTATTTGCTGGGTATCCCAACATCAAGGTGGCTCTTGGGCTCCATCCTGAGATAGCCGTTGCGAAGGCGGCGGAGATGGATCTCTTGGTCGGTCTCGTAGCGCAAGCCGAGTTCATCGGCGAGATCGGTCTGGATGGATCGCCTCGCTTCAAGCATTCGCTGGCACTGCAGCGAAGGATATTGGATGTGGTCCTTGCCGAATGCGAGCGTGTCGGCGGGCGAGTCATGAGTCTGCATTCTCGTGGTGCGGCGGACCAAGTTCTGGATGCACTAGAGGCACATCCGAAAGCTGGCACGCCTGTGTTTCATTGGTTTTCTGGCACGAAGAAGCAGCTGCGCCGCGCGGTTGATCAGGGCGCCTGGTTCAGTGTCGGGCCCTCAATGGTTGCGAGTGAGAAAGGCCGGCAGCTCGTGTCAGAGATGCCTGCCGCCAACGTGTTGCTGGAGACGGATGGCCCCTTTGCAACCAAGGCGGATGGAACGCCGTGGTTCCCATGGGAAACAGGCCAAGCAGCTCAGGCGTTGTGCGACCTCTGGAGGATGCCCGTTGAACGGGTTCGTGCGCAGCTAGTTTCCAACCTCAAAACTATCGTGCCAGGACTGTCGACTGCTGACGGGATCGAATGA
- a CDS encoding Fic family protein, translating into MFDPFGDFESAGYLRNVERLKDADEIKLQEHLFFEANIEQAMDFLAGIRREISYPDFLKVHSILFEEFYPWAGRDRWQLNVGRLVGKGEGLQFEASELCQRAVEWGLSMGNNPRTMNTQPGKVMGAFAWGHPFLDGNGRTMLLVHSELCHRAGISINWAATRKSAYLRALTNELLTPQHQPLDVYLRPFVAPASGKGSLLDRLLALPGLDGRSGGAEIDVAYAADDAQAQQGYLDMKRSRGELGPY; encoded by the coding sequence GTGTTCGATCCATTCGGCGACTTCGAAAGCGCGGGATATCTGCGTAACGTAGAGCGGCTCAAGGATGCCGACGAAATCAAGCTGCAAGAGCACCTCTTCTTCGAGGCCAACATCGAACAGGCGATGGACTTCCTCGCCGGGATCCGCCGTGAGATCTCCTACCCGGACTTTCTGAAGGTTCATAGCATCCTGTTCGAGGAGTTCTATCCGTGGGCCGGCCGCGACCGGTGGCAACTGAACGTGGGTCGCTTGGTGGGCAAGGGTGAGGGGCTGCAGTTCGAGGCGTCGGAGCTATGCCAGCGGGCCGTCGAGTGGGGGCTGAGCATGGGCAACAACCCACGGACCATGAACACACAACCTGGCAAGGTGATGGGCGCCTTTGCCTGGGGCCATCCTTTTCTGGATGGCAATGGCCGCACGATGCTGTTGGTTCACTCGGAGCTTTGCCATCGAGCCGGTATTTCGATCAATTGGGCGGCCACTCGTAAGAGTGCGTACTTACGGGCGCTCACGAACGAATTGCTTACGCCGCAGCACCAGCCGCTGGATGTCTACTTGCGACCCTTCGTCGCGCCAGCGTCTGGCAAGGGTTCACTGCTGGATCGGCTGTTGGCGTTGCCAGGACTGGATGGGCGCAGTGGGGGTGCGGAGATCGACGTTGCGTACGCAGCGGATGACGCGCAAGCCCAGCAGGGCTACCTGGACATGAAGCGTTCGCGCGGCGAGCTGGGGCCGTACTGA
- a CDS encoding RES family NAD+ phosphorylase: MHPGDLETLSAQRICSDCVAETFLSALIKKEGSPEHCAYCGEEAARTLGIGDMADMVETAFNDHMIRTGTEPPESERALYADRELNLSWYREGQETVEAIEDTASIPSAAARDIQAILEDRHDDIEMARMGAETEFAADACYEEKKTDAREWHWAWSSFEHALQTEARFFNREGSALLARVFGAIDQLRTKPRHPVIVFSGPQHRINHLFRARVFQSDAKLEEALCRPDLHIGAPPARLSNAGRMNAKGISVFYGATNSASALAEVRPPVGSKVAVAKFEIIRQLRLLDLTALDHTRDSGSIFDPTLKDRLERVAFLQTLSERLTRPVMPDDEAFDYLITQAIADFLATQNEPRLDGIIFASAQSRKGRNVVLFHSAALVAPMELPHGTKISSRSVEYDDDRSSPDYRVWEETPPAPELQESDANDPFAFVPWTLYSSTEAGREPTLQIDLSSVEVHHIESVQVRSTAFSVRRVRHPQFVQPHQTAPVSTSDLTKLQDPL, from the coding sequence ATGCACCCTGGTGACCTTGAAACGCTCAGCGCCCAACGCATTTGCAGCGACTGCGTTGCCGAAACGTTCCTCTCCGCGTTGATCAAGAAAGAAGGCAGCCCCGAGCATTGCGCGTACTGCGGCGAGGAAGCCGCCAGGACCTTGGGCATCGGGGACATGGCCGACATGGTAGAGACAGCGTTCAACGACCACATGATTCGCACCGGCACCGAACCGCCGGAGTCGGAGCGCGCGCTATATGCCGACCGCGAGTTGAATCTCAGCTGGTACCGGGAGGGCCAGGAGACAGTCGAAGCCATCGAGGACACGGCGTCCATCCCCAGTGCCGCGGCCAGAGATATTCAAGCCATCCTGGAAGACCGTCACGACGACATCGAAATGGCCCGAATGGGGGCGGAGACGGAGTTTGCAGCAGATGCCTGCTACGAAGAGAAGAAGACCGACGCGCGAGAGTGGCATTGGGCCTGGTCGTCATTCGAGCACGCGCTGCAGACGGAAGCCCGGTTCTTCAACAGGGAAGGTTCGGCGTTGCTGGCTCGCGTCTTTGGCGCCATCGATCAGTTGCGAACGAAACCAAGGCATCCGGTAATTGTCTTTTCGGGGCCGCAGCACCGGATCAACCACCTCTTTCGTGCACGCGTATTCCAGTCGGACGCCAAGCTGGAAGAGGCTCTGTGCCGACCGGATTTGCACATCGGCGCCCCGCCCGCCAGGCTATCCAATGCCGGACGGATGAACGCTAAAGGGATATCGGTGTTCTATGGCGCCACGAACAGCGCTAGCGCGCTGGCAGAAGTCAGACCGCCGGTCGGCAGCAAAGTGGCCGTCGCAAAATTCGAGATCATCCGGCAACTGCGGCTCTTGGACCTGACCGCGCTCGACCATACACGGGATAGCGGGAGCATCTTCGATCCCACCTTGAAGGATAGGCTGGAGCGTGTCGCGTTCCTGCAGACGCTGAGCGAAAGATTGACCCGCCCCGTGATGCCCGATGATGAGGCGTTCGATTATCTGATCACGCAGGCCATCGCCGACTTTCTGGCCACGCAGAACGAACCACGCCTGGACGGAATCATCTTCGCCTCGGCGCAATCGAGGAAGGGGCGCAATGTGGTGTTGTTCCACTCCGCGGCGCTGGTCGCGCCGATGGAGCTTCCTCATGGGACGAAGATTTCAAGCAGATCCGTGGAATACGACGATGATCGAAGCTCGCCAGACTACCGGGTTTGGGAGGAAACGCCGCCAGCGCCAGAGCTGCAGGAAAGCGATGCGAATGATCCTTTCGCTTTTGTCCCATGGACACTCTACAGCTCAACCGAAGCAGGCCGCGAGCCAACGCTGCAGATCGATCTCTCGTCTGTCGAGGTGCACCACATCGAATCAGTCCAGGTACGCAGCACGGCCTTCTCGGTGCGACGAGTCCGGCATCCCCAGTTCGTTCAGCCACACCAAACAGCGCCGGTCAGCACGAGCGACCTCACCAAGCTGCAGGACCCACTCTAG
- a CDS encoding bacteriophage abortive infection AbiH family protein, producing MNNDNNPTITDTAMTPGHQILYIVGNGFDLHHGIESGYQHFGEYLSEVDHGTYDHLSRYFTVDDDFWWQFESQLAHLDTDSLLDDAGQYLASYGAEDWSDAGHHDYQYELDRVVEALSKTLRQRFGQWVRQLKIPQPASLAGRMLPLRRDARYLTFNYTDTLQRVYGVPDTNVLHIHGAARQVDDQLILGHGWKRSPADSFNHGIDHEEADTRILEGNNIIDGYFSATFKPTERVIAQHKSFFCSLSDIRRVLVMGHSLAEVEMPYLKEVLHHIGNTETHWQVSFYESSQDAEEAMRHLGVPSDKTNYVPLNALSLWAP from the coding sequence ATGAACAACGACAACAATCCCACCATCACGGATACCGCGATGACACCTGGCCATCAGATCCTTTACATCGTGGGCAATGGCTTCGATCTGCACCACGGAATCGAGTCCGGCTACCAGCATTTCGGCGAATATCTGTCTGAAGTCGACCACGGCACCTACGACCACCTGAGCCGTTACTTCACTGTCGACGATGACTTCTGGTGGCAGTTCGAATCCCAGTTGGCGCACCTTGACACCGACTCTTTGCTGGACGATGCGGGCCAGTACCTCGCGTCCTACGGAGCAGAAGACTGGAGCGATGCCGGCCACCATGACTACCAGTACGAACTGGACCGGGTGGTCGAAGCCCTCTCCAAGACACTTCGCCAGCGGTTCGGCCAATGGGTCCGGCAGCTCAAGATCCCCCAGCCTGCATCGCTGGCTGGACGCATGCTTCCCCTTCGTAGAGACGCCAGGTACCTCACGTTCAACTACACGGACACGCTGCAGCGCGTATACGGTGTTCCCGACACCAACGTTCTTCACATTCACGGGGCGGCCAGGCAAGTCGATGATCAGCTGATCCTGGGACACGGTTGGAAGCGATCCCCCGCGGACTCCTTCAATCACGGCATCGATCATGAAGAAGCTGATACCCGCATTCTGGAAGGCAACAACATTATCGACGGGTACTTCTCCGCGACCTTCAAGCCGACGGAGCGGGTGATCGCGCAGCACAAATCCTTCTTCTGCAGCTTGTCCGACATTCGCAGGGTGTTGGTGATGGGGCATTCGCTGGCCGAGGTCGAAATGCCTTACCTGAAGGAAGTCCTGCACCATATCGGCAACACCGAGACCCATTGGCAGGTGAGCTTTTATGAGAGCTCACAGGATGCGGAAGAGGCTATGCGCCATCTCGGCGTGCCCTCAGACAAGACGAATTACGTTCCGCTCAATGCCCTGTCGCTCTGGGCGCCTTGA
- a CDS encoding UvrD-helicase domain-containing protein codes for MSLPPRRIATADWQPVGVTSLERNALEVVRSSVHHSVLAGPGAGKTELLAQRAAFLLQTGASPTPQRILAISFKRDAARNLARRVRQRCHPDHASRFDSLTFDAFAKGLVDRFGQALPDRWRPTADYGILFPKKAHWADFLRRARIAQDNPFGQPALLQLPADFFERRHILAERLPEGGWIPSNAGYWAGQRFWDEQLRSVDRSYLTFAMLSRLAELLVRVNLSMRNALALTYSHVFMDEFQDTTQAQLDLVQSIFLGTPAIMTAVGDNKQQIMRFALAMDDPFGVFEQSFGATRIPLFSNYRSSPELVRIQHTLAQALDTAAPRPQSQAAASITDACCVIVDFSSAQIEADRLAKFVVEQMQKHKLKPNDFVLLVRQKSEDYAQVLGPVFAAAGIPLRNEAAYVGAQMLQELLTEPLSAHLLLLLRLALTARNGSTWNEAQHVLAGLRGIEPSDDRARRILARDLDAFATRFGAQHPVPPATEAASRLLVQEVVSFLGRDTLIADHAPYAQGNWLAEVENSVALHLTSSSASAADWFAALDAYEGINALPLMTLHKSKGLEYHTVIFVGLDDSAWWSYAKDTADATAGFFVAFTRAKQRVVFTYTAERGSRTSIAPLYELLASAGVQTLSGD; via the coding sequence ATGTCGCTACCGCCGCGACGCATTGCCACTGCCGACTGGCAGCCCGTCGGGGTTACCAGTCTGGAACGCAACGCCCTGGAGGTGGTCAGGTCGAGCGTGCACCACTCCGTGCTGGCCGGCCCGGGCGCAGGAAAGACCGAGCTGCTGGCACAACGAGCTGCATTCCTGCTACAAACAGGCGCCTCGCCGACACCGCAACGCATCCTGGCCATCAGCTTCAAACGCGATGCTGCACGCAATCTCGCGCGGCGCGTGCGCCAGCGATGCCACCCTGACCATGCGAGCCGCTTCGACTCGCTCACGTTCGACGCCTTCGCCAAAGGGCTCGTCGATCGGTTCGGCCAGGCGTTGCCAGACCGGTGGCGGCCCACGGCCGACTACGGCATTCTGTTTCCAAAGAAGGCCCACTGGGCGGACTTCCTGCGGCGCGCACGGATCGCGCAGGACAATCCTTTCGGGCAGCCGGCCCTTCTGCAGCTACCGGCCGACTTCTTCGAACGTCGCCACATCCTCGCGGAGCGCTTGCCGGAGGGCGGCTGGATCCCCTCCAATGCGGGCTACTGGGCCGGCCAGCGATTCTGGGATGAGCAGTTGCGCAGCGTGGATCGCAGCTACCTGACGTTTGCGATGCTCAGCCGCCTGGCGGAGCTGCTCGTACGCGTCAACCTGTCGATGCGCAACGCGCTGGCCCTCACCTACTCCCATGTGTTCATGGACGAATTCCAGGACACGACGCAGGCCCAACTGGACCTCGTGCAGTCGATCTTCCTCGGAACGCCTGCCATCATGACGGCCGTCGGCGACAACAAGCAACAGATCATGCGGTTCGCCCTGGCCATGGACGACCCCTTCGGCGTCTTCGAGCAATCTTTCGGCGCAACACGCATCCCGCTTTTCAGTAACTACAGATCCTCTCCAGAACTGGTGCGCATCCAGCACACTCTGGCACAAGCGCTGGACACGGCCGCTCCCCGTCCTCAATCACAGGCCGCAGCCAGCATCACCGATGCATGCTGCGTCATCGTGGACTTCTCCAGCGCGCAGATAGAGGCCGACCGATTGGCGAAATTCGTCGTCGAACAGATGCAAAAGCACAAGCTGAAGCCCAACGACTTCGTCCTGCTCGTGCGGCAGAAGTCGGAAGACTATGCACAGGTTCTTGGCCCAGTGTTCGCAGCCGCCGGCATCCCGTTGCGCAACGAGGCCGCCTACGTGGGCGCACAGATGCTGCAGGAGCTCCTTACCGAACCACTCTCCGCGCACCTGCTGCTCCTGCTGCGCTTGGCCCTCACCGCGCGCAATGGATCGACCTGGAACGAAGCGCAGCATGTGCTGGCGGGTCTGCGCGGCATAGAGCCGAGTGACGATCGGGCGCGGCGCATCCTGGCCCGCGATCTGGATGCCTTCGCGACCCGGTTCGGCGCGCAGCACCCCGTGCCGCCCGCGACCGAGGCGGCATCCCGCCTTTTGGTCCAGGAAGTCGTGTCATTCCTGGGGCGAGACACCTTGATCGCCGACCACGCACCGTACGCGCAAGGAAACTGGTTGGCCGAGGTGGAGAACAGCGTCGCGCTGCACCTGACGTCCAGTTCAGCCAGCGCCGCGGATTGGTTCGCGGCGCTCGATGCCTACGAAGGCATCAACGCGCTGCCGCTCATGACCTTGCACAAGAGCAAAGGGCTGGAATACCACACGGTGATCTTCGTCGGACTGGACGATTCGGCCTGGTGGAGCTATGCCAAGGACACTGCCGATGCAACCGCTGGCTTCTTCGTGGCATTCACGCGCGCTAAGCAACGCGTCGTCTTCACGTACACGGCGGAGCGGGGATCACGAACCAGCATCGCGCCGCTCTACGAGCTCCTGGCCTCAGCGGGTGTTCAAACCCTCAGCGGTGACTGA
- a CDS encoding ATP-dependent nuclease: MHIESVTITGFRCFGPQSATVLFSAGLTAIVGPNASGKTAVLQALMRLFGVTRAQRTIVPSDFHVPAAEAMPPKTRTLTIDVRLSLPELVDGSATATTVAPVFRHMRITRPGGTPLCRMRLRARWDDDGTADGSVTQELSWIGTVDENVRDDQATPVAAGDRGLIQLFYTPASRDAAAQIRATTGALAARLLKAIEWSEDTTRVVNAASEQLMTAFGSENAIRAISQSLSKRWSHLHDSDIDCDPELSLMSRRFEEVVARIGVIFKQGPAGKERGLDALSDGQQSLFYFALAAAVFDVERAAVAGQIKGFRAEELAVPALTLFAVEEPENHLAPYYLSRILQQIRSLVDTGAGQAIVSSHSPSVLGRVPPDDVRYCRRDMATGVSTVLPIPMPIFEVEAMKFVRNAFLAFPELYFARFVLLVEGDSERIVLPRLAKALDLLVDPSFVAIVPLGGRHVNHFWRLLKGLGIPYATLLDLDYGREGGGFGRVKNALTQLLALGVPREQILTTDKGNCLTDEEVSRMDQHDPMEFLPSWVNYLERSSSVFFSWPLDLDMAMLAAFPSAYAATIEGTGPRMTNEAAAEVVLGTAGPGLDAYKESAQPYRDHMAAYRYHFLTHSKPATHLRALAHIDAAALKVGMPDPLRRVVQHIAGQLSGL; encoded by the coding sequence ATGCATATCGAGAGCGTCACCATCACCGGCTTCCGCTGTTTCGGACCTCAATCCGCTACCGTTCTATTCAGCGCTGGGCTGACCGCCATCGTCGGACCGAACGCATCGGGAAAGACTGCAGTCCTGCAGGCGCTCATGCGCCTTTTCGGGGTGACGCGGGCCCAGCGCACAATCGTCCCGTCCGATTTCCACGTGCCGGCGGCGGAAGCCATGCCGCCCAAGACCAGGACACTGACCATAGACGTGCGCCTGAGCCTGCCAGAGCTGGTCGACGGTAGCGCAACTGCCACCACCGTGGCGCCGGTATTTCGCCATATGCGCATCACGCGCCCGGGCGGCACGCCACTCTGCCGGATGCGGCTGCGCGCACGTTGGGACGACGATGGCACAGCCGATGGCAGCGTCACGCAGGAGCTGTCCTGGATCGGCACGGTCGACGAAAACGTCCGCGACGACCAGGCAACGCCAGTGGCCGCTGGCGACCGAGGGCTGATCCAGCTGTTCTACACCCCCGCCAGCCGGGACGCTGCCGCCCAGATCCGTGCAACCACGGGCGCTCTGGCCGCGCGACTGCTCAAGGCCATCGAGTGGTCCGAGGACACGACCCGGGTGGTCAACGCGGCCAGCGAGCAGCTCATGACGGCATTCGGCAGCGAAAACGCCATCCGGGCTATAAGCCAGTCGCTCTCCAAGCGCTGGAGCCACCTCCACGACAGCGACATCGACTGCGACCCGGAGCTCAGCCTGATGAGCCGGCGCTTCGAGGAGGTCGTCGCACGCATCGGCGTGATATTCAAGCAAGGCCCCGCTGGCAAGGAGCGTGGGCTGGATGCGCTCAGCGACGGGCAGCAGTCTCTTTTCTACTTCGCACTGGCGGCCGCGGTCTTCGATGTGGAACGCGCCGCGGTCGCGGGACAGATCAAGGGCTTCCGCGCCGAAGAGCTGGCCGTACCCGCCCTCACCCTATTCGCCGTGGAGGAGCCCGAGAACCACCTCGCGCCCTACTACCTCTCGCGCATCCTGCAGCAGATTCGCAGTCTGGTCGACACGGGAGCTGGCCAAGCAATCGTCTCCAGCCACTCCCCCTCGGTGCTCGGACGCGTTCCACCCGATGATGTCCGGTACTGCCGGCGCGACATGGCGACAGGAGTCTCCACCGTCTTGCCTATTCCGATGCCCATCTTCGAGGTCGAAGCCATGAAGTTCGTGCGCAACGCTTTCCTGGCGTTCCCTGAGCTGTACTTCGCGCGCTTCGTTCTGCTGGTGGAGGGGGACTCCGAGCGCATCGTGCTGCCGCGATTGGCCAAAGCGCTGGACCTGCTCGTCGACCCGTCCTTCGTCGCCATCGTGCCGCTGGGCGGTCGCCACGTGAACCATTTCTGGCGGCTACTCAAGGGATTGGGCATCCCCTATGCAACGCTGCTCGACCTGGACTACGGCCGGGAAGGCGGCGGGTTCGGGCGCGTCAAGAATGCGTTGACCCAGTTGCTGGCGCTAGGCGTTCCGCGAGAGCAGATTCTGACGACCGACAAAGGAAATTGTCTTACCGATGAAGAGGTGTCGCGGATGGACCAACACGACCCAATGGAATTTTTGCCGAGTTGGGTGAACTACCTTGAGAGATCCTCGTCGGTGTTCTTTTCCTGGCCCCTCGACCTGGACATGGCCATGCTCGCTGCCTTCCCTTCTGCCTACGCGGCGACGATCGAAGGCACAGGCCCCCGCATGACCAACGAAGCCGCAGCCGAAGTGGTCCTCGGAACTGCGGGCCCAGGGCTGGACGCCTACAAGGAGAGCGCGCAGCCCTATCGCGACCACATGGCGGCTTACCGCTACCACTTCCTGACGCACAGCAAGCCCGCGACCCACCTGCGGGCCCTCGCCCACATCGACGCGGCGGCATTGAAGGTGGGCATGCCCGACCCGCTCCGGCGTGTTGTCCAGCACATCGCTGGCCAATTGTCGGGGCTGTGA
- a CDS encoding DUF6119 family protein: protein MPKTKQIGQNNAAFTTTLSLRLLRSDKTVKQAIRATSDVTEVESDSGRLFTAQAPGTPPNWLRVVNQFAKQGDLKLENKSCAAVLFLNIQPDDKRSRTRTFALTFGSGHHALDPDAFVRNFGLKVTLNSVARGALKNLDIATLDSTTIQKRIQASRKADLQGFGIDLQNDLLRLAGGVPTDAAFANALAGRDALTLTSKLSATEIPEKCKTALRLFDANDYKKDYSFIDQIIPVQDKKILTDLDEVVFKEIKTLLDGKPSDLHITLPEIIDPEESGEFGYFGIGFNSGSKKSFGELAIEDYISELQAGRPHEISGIADLKASHEIRIVIDGQGDRQRRRRVYECFVYEASYKKKTYVLFSGEWYCIDSKFFDAVERDYQALLGFSFHASTKAKNEQDLISELDKNADLLNLDKVKASPSGAKGANLEPCDFLSRRKEFIHLKDGHGSAPISHLWNQGLVSAESFVRDAVFRKSMRDSAIKRQKAAKKSKFELLLPDGRSKVTPADYKVVFGIMRHPYQRSKQLGLPFFSKVSLRAVASRIQLMGYAVEVHLIEKT from the coding sequence ATGCCAAAAACAAAGCAAATCGGACAAAACAACGCTGCCTTTACGACCACGCTCTCACTGCGCCTGCTGCGCTCCGACAAAACCGTGAAGCAAGCGATCAGAGCTACGAGTGATGTGACAGAGGTTGAGTCTGATTCTGGTCGCCTGTTTACAGCACAGGCTCCTGGAACTCCCCCTAATTGGCTCAGGGTCGTAAACCAGTTTGCCAAACAAGGCGACTTGAAACTCGAGAACAAGAGCTGCGCAGCAGTCTTGTTCCTCAATATTCAGCCAGACGACAAGAGATCGCGTACACGCACATTTGCCCTTACATTCGGCAGCGGTCACCATGCACTTGATCCCGATGCATTTGTCCGAAACTTCGGTCTGAAGGTCACGCTCAACTCTGTTGCGCGCGGCGCACTAAAGAATCTTGATATCGCCACGCTTGACAGCACGACAATTCAAAAACGCATCCAAGCAAGTAGGAAAGCCGATCTACAGGGCTTCGGGATCGATCTACAGAACGATCTATTACGTCTTGCAGGAGGCGTTCCCACCGACGCAGCATTTGCAAATGCGCTTGCCGGCAGAGATGCACTTACCTTAACGAGCAAGCTCTCAGCGACTGAAATTCCTGAAAAATGCAAAACAGCGCTTAGGCTATTCGACGCCAACGACTACAAGAAAGACTACTCATTCATTGATCAAATAATTCCTGTTCAAGACAAGAAAATACTTACAGATCTTGATGAGGTTGTTTTTAAAGAAATAAAAACACTGCTGGACGGAAAGCCGTCTGACTTGCACATAACTCTACCGGAGATTATTGATCCGGAAGAGTCTGGTGAATTCGGATATTTCGGCATAGGCTTCAATTCAGGGTCGAAGAAATCTTTTGGCGAGCTTGCTATCGAGGACTATATCTCTGAATTACAGGCGGGTCGGCCACACGAAATATCTGGCATAGCAGACCTAAAGGCCAGTCATGAGATCCGAATTGTGATTGACGGGCAGGGAGATCGTCAGAGGCGGCGAAGAGTCTATGAGTGTTTTGTATACGAGGCAAGCTATAAAAAGAAGACCTACGTGCTTTTCTCTGGAGAATGGTACTGCATCGATAGCAAGTTCTTCGACGCCGTGGAAAGAGACTATCAGGCTCTATTGGGATTTTCGTTCCACGCATCTACCAAAGCCAAAAATGAGCAAGATTTGATCTCAGAGCTCGATAAAAACGCCGACCTTCTCAACTTAGATAAAGTGAAAGCCTCGCCATCTGGGGCAAAGGGCGCCAATCTCGAGCCTTGTGATTTTCTATCTCGCCGCAAAGAATTCATTCACCTAAAAGACGGCCACGGCTCCGCCCCGATTAGCCATCTATGGAATCAGGGACTCGTCTCCGCGGAAAGCTTTGTCCGCGATGCAGTTTTTCGAAAATCCATGCGTGATTCGGCTATCAAGCGGCAAAAGGCTGCAAAAAAGTCAAAATTTGAACTGTTGCTACCCGATGGCCGTTCGAAAGTAACTCCTGCCGATTACAAGGTGGTGTTCGGCATAATGCGACATCCGTACCAGCGGAGCAAGCAGCTTGGCCTCCCGTTTTTCAGTAAAGTAAGTCTACGTGCCGTCGCAAGCCGCATCCAACTAATGGGCTATGCCGTGGAAGTACATCTTATTGAAAAGACATAA